One Sodalis praecaptivus DNA segment encodes these proteins:
- a CDS encoding YjbH domain-containing protein: MNKKYLLSFIALSVASACQAASYPEPVGPSQMDQGGVGLLQTPTGRMAREGEFSMNYRDNDQYRFYSLNLQLFPWLESTIRYTDVRTRKYSSVESFSGDQTYKDKGVDFKLRLLKESYWLPELSVGVRDFGGTGLFDSEFVAASKAWGPFDFSLGLGWGYLGSRGNVTNPFCKVKDSYCYRDNSNRRAGNFNTDSFFHGPSAVFGGVEYQTPWQPLRLKVEYEGNNYQDDFAGTLDQKSPVNVGAIYRVADWADVNVSYERGNTFMFGVTLRTNFNDLRQQHIDEKKPDYAPNPQTEILQHQVVAQQLTDMQSNAGYTAPHIQVKGHTMYMTGQQYKYRDSAEGVDRANRIMVNNLPENIDTLKVTEMRENMPMVTTETNVRSLQDTLQGYPLGHEKPLIQRRVEPDVPKTAEQGYYIDRSRLQLSWSPVLNQSFGGPESFYLYQIGVEGTANYWLTNHWALSGSLFGNIVNNYDKFNYTDPPSDSHLPRVRTHIRSYVQNDVYISNLQTTYIDRLGDGWYGQLYGGYLEMMYGGVGGELLYRPLDSNWAVGVDGNYVKQRDWDNMMKFTDYKVATGNLTGYWQPTFLKGVLVKASVGQYLAKDKGVTFDLSKRFDSGITAGAYATFTNVSKEEYGEGSFTKGFYLSIPLDVLTVTPNRTRAQFNWTPLTRDGGQMVGRKYYLYGLTDERSPAVE, encoded by the coding sequence ATGAATAAAAAATATCTCCTCAGTTTTATTGCGCTATCGGTGGCCAGCGCCTGTCAGGCCGCTTCTTATCCCGAACCGGTAGGGCCGTCGCAAATGGATCAGGGCGGCGTGGGCCTGCTGCAAACGCCTACCGGGCGTATGGCGCGGGAAGGCGAGTTCAGCATGAACTACCGCGATAACGATCAATATCGCTTCTACTCCCTGAACCTGCAACTGTTCCCCTGGCTGGAAAGCACCATCCGCTATACCGATGTGCGTACGCGGAAATACAGCAGCGTGGAAAGTTTCAGCGGCGATCAGACCTACAAAGATAAGGGCGTCGATTTCAAACTGCGCTTGCTGAAAGAGAGTTATTGGCTGCCTGAGTTATCGGTGGGCGTACGCGACTTCGGCGGTACCGGCCTGTTTGACAGCGAATTTGTCGCGGCCAGCAAAGCCTGGGGGCCGTTCGACTTCAGCCTTGGTTTGGGATGGGGCTATCTCGGCAGCCGCGGTAACGTCACCAACCCGTTCTGTAAGGTCAAAGACAGCTACTGCTATCGCGATAACTCCAATCGCCGGGCCGGCAATTTCAATACCGACTCTTTCTTCCACGGGCCGTCGGCGGTCTTTGGCGGCGTTGAATATCAAACCCCCTGGCAGCCGCTGCGTTTGAAGGTCGAGTATGAAGGTAACAATTACCAGGATGATTTCGCGGGGACCCTCGATCAGAAATCCCCCGTTAACGTCGGGGCGATTTACCGAGTCGCCGACTGGGCGGACGTCAACGTAAGCTACGAACGCGGCAACACCTTCATGTTCGGCGTTACGCTGCGCACCAACTTTAACGATTTGCGGCAGCAGCATATCGACGAGAAAAAACCGGACTACGCCCCGAATCCGCAGACGGAAATTTTGCAGCATCAGGTGGTGGCGCAGCAATTGACCGATATGCAGAGTAATGCCGGCTATACGGCACCGCATATTCAGGTGAAAGGTCACACCATGTATATGACCGGCCAGCAGTATAAATACCGCGATAGCGCGGAGGGCGTGGATCGCGCCAACCGCATTATGGTGAATAATCTGCCGGAAAATATCGACACGCTGAAAGTCACCGAAATGCGCGAAAATATGCCGATGGTGACCACCGAGACCAATGTACGCAGCCTGCAAGACACGCTGCAAGGCTATCCGCTGGGCCATGAGAAGCCGCTGATTCAGCGCCGCGTCGAGCCCGACGTGCCGAAAACCGCCGAGCAGGGCTATTACATCGACCGCAGCCGGCTGCAGCTGAGCTGGTCGCCGGTGCTGAACCAGTCCTTTGGCGGCCCGGAAAGTTTCTATCTTTATCAGATCGGCGTGGAGGGGACGGCCAATTACTGGCTTACTAACCACTGGGCGCTGTCGGGTAGCCTGTTCGGCAATATCGTAAATAATTACGATAAATTCAACTACACCGATCCGCCGTCGGATTCCCATCTGCCGCGCGTGCGTACCCATATCCGCTCCTACGTGCAAAACGACGTTTATATCAGCAACTTGCAGACCACCTATATCGATCGGTTGGGGGATGGCTGGTACGGCCAGCTGTACGGTGGGTATCTGGAGATGATGTATGGCGGCGTCGGCGGCGAGCTGCTTTATCGTCCGCTGGACAGTAACTGGGCGGTCGGCGTTGACGGTAACTACGTCAAGCAGCGCGATTGGGACAATATGATGAAGTTCACCGACTACAAGGTCGCGACCGGTAACCTGACGGGGTATTGGCAGCCGACCTTCTTGAAGGGGGTACTGGTCAAGGCCAGCGTCGGGCAGTATCTGGCGAAAGATAAGGGCGTCACCTTCGACCTTTCTAAACGTTTCGACAGCGGTATTACCGCCGGTGCTTACGCCACCTTTACCAACGTCTCGAAAGAGGAGTACGGCGAGGGATCCTTTACCAAAGGCTTCTATCTATCGATCCCGCTGGATGTCCTCACGGTTACGCCGAACCGGACCCGCGCTCAGTTCAACTGGACGCCGCTTACCCGCGACGGTGGTCAGATGGTGGGACGCAAATACTATCTCTATGGTCTGACCGACGAACGCTCGCCCGCGGTGGAATAG
- the ubiA gene encoding 4-hydroxybenzoate octaprenyltransferase, producing MDHSLTQDKWQAWCRLMRIDKPIGSLLLLWPTLWALWLAGMAVPALGTLTVFVLGVFFMRAAGCVINDYADRKIDGHVKRTRARPLPSGAIGEKEAKLLFGALVGISFALVLTLNSMTIALSTVALALAWAYPFMKRYTHLPQLVLGAAFGWSIPMAFTAVSESLPLNCWLLFLANITWTVAYDTQYAMVDRDDDLRIGVKSTAILFGRFDKLIIGLLQLATLGLLGVIGWQAGLGGIYYSALAGAAALFLWQQKLIANRERQACFRAFLNNNFVGMLIFIGILLSLLPR from the coding sequence TTGGATCACAGTCTGACACAGGATAAATGGCAGGCATGGTGCCGATTGATGCGGATTGATAAGCCCATCGGTTCGCTGCTGTTGCTGTGGCCGACGCTTTGGGCCCTGTGGCTGGCGGGCATGGCCGTGCCCGCTCTGGGAACGTTGACGGTATTTGTTCTGGGTGTCTTCTTTATGCGCGCCGCCGGCTGCGTGATTAACGATTATGCGGACCGTAAAATAGACGGTCATGTCAAACGTACCCGCGCCCGCCCCTTGCCCAGCGGCGCAATCGGTGAAAAAGAGGCCAAACTCCTGTTTGGCGCGCTGGTGGGGATTTCGTTTGCGCTGGTGTTGACGTTGAACAGTATGACCATCGCGCTGTCAACGGTAGCGCTGGCGCTGGCGTGGGCTTATCCGTTCATGAAGCGATACACGCATTTGCCGCAGCTGGTGCTGGGCGCGGCGTTCGGCTGGTCGATTCCGATGGCGTTTACGGCTGTGAGTGAGTCCTTACCTCTAAATTGCTGGCTGCTGTTTCTTGCCAATATCACCTGGACGGTGGCTTACGATACCCAATATGCCATGGTGGACCGGGACGACGATCTGCGTATCGGCGTCAAATCCACCGCCATCCTATTTGGTCGCTTCGATAAACTGATCATCGGGTTGCTGCAATTGGCGACGCTGGGGTTGCTCGGCGTTATCGGCTGGCAGGCCGGGCTCGGCGGGATCTACTATTCGGCCCTGGCGGGCGCCGCGGCACTGTTTCTCTGGCAGCAAAAGCTTATCGCCAACCGCGAGCGACAGGCCTGCTTTCGGGCGTTTCTGAATAATAACTTTGTTGGCATGCTGATTTTTATCGGCATTTTGCTGAGTTTATTACCGCGTTAA
- the ubiC gene encoding chorismate lyase encodes MKSLTLGASVDPMPDQAIVALLDGIQWLDAPPSWPDDVTRSWLTERGSMTRRLERYCGQIRVQRFREGFVPACIEPGEAALLPDCGRFWLREVVLYGHDKPWLTARTLVPAATKAGPAQHVLSLGDVPLGQWLFRHRPPARDIMQFGRVGDLWARRARLLPDGQPLLLTEAFLPDCPLYARGGGAPE; translated from the coding sequence ATGAAATCTTTAACCCTGGGAGCGAGCGTGGACCCTATGCCGGATCAGGCGATTGTTGCGCTACTTGACGGTATTCAGTGGCTGGACGCGCCGCCATCCTGGCCCGATGACGTCACGCGCAGCTGGTTGACCGAGCGTGGATCGATGACGCGCCGTCTTGAACGCTACTGCGGGCAAATCCGCGTACAGCGCTTTCGTGAAGGGTTTGTCCCCGCCTGCATCGAACCGGGCGAGGCGGCGTTACTGCCGGACTGCGGGCGATTCTGGCTGCGGGAAGTGGTGCTTTATGGTCATGACAAGCCCTGGCTGACCGCGCGCACTCTGGTTCCCGCCGCGACAAAGGCAGGGCCGGCGCAGCACGTGCTGAGCCTCGGCGATGTGCCGCTCGGGCAATGGCTTTTTCGCCATCGGCCGCCGGCGCGCGATATTATGCAATTCGGCCGGGTGGGCGACCTATGGGCGCGGCGTGCTCGCCTGCTTCCCGACGGGCAACCGCTGCTGCTGACAGAGGCGTTTCTACCCGATTGCCCGCTGTATGCCCGCGGCGGCGGTGCGCCAGAATAG
- the pgi gene encoding glucose-6-phosphate isomerase, producing the protein MKNINPSHTAAWKALQQHFDSMKDVQISDLFAQEPARFSAFSATFDDQMLVDYSKNRITAETLTRLLALAEECGVKEAIAAMFNGEKINRTEDRAVLHVALRNRSNTPINVDGKDVMPDVNAVLAKMKHFCERVIGGEWKGYTGRTITDIVNIGIGGSDLGPYMVTEALRPYKNHLHMHYVSNVDGTHIAETIKNLDPATTLFLVASKTFTTQETMTNAHSARDWFLKTAGDEKHVARHFAALSTNAKAVAEFGIDTENMFEFWDWVGGRYSLWSAIGLSIALSLGFDNFEKLLSGAHAMDHHFIATPLEKNLPVLLALIGIWYNNFYGMETEAILPYDQYMHRFAAYFQQGNMESNGKYVDREGHPVSYQTGPIIWGEPGTNGQHAFYQLIHQGTKIVPCDFIAPAISHNPLADHHAKLLSNFFAQTEALAFGKSRDAVEQEFSAAGKSPEQVRHVAPFKVFEGNRPTNSILLREITPYSLGALIALYEHKIFTQGAILNIYTFDQWGVELGKQLANRILPELAQDKPIDAHDSSTNGLINRYKAWRH; encoded by the coding sequence ATGAAAAATATCAATCCCAGTCATACCGCGGCCTGGAAAGCGCTGCAACAACATTTCGACTCGATGAAAGACGTGCAGATAAGCGACCTGTTCGCGCAGGAGCCGGCGCGTTTTTCCGCCTTCTCGGCAACGTTCGACGACCAGATGCTGGTGGATTACTCCAAAAACCGCATTACCGCCGAGACCTTGACCCGCTTATTGGCGCTGGCGGAAGAATGTGGCGTCAAGGAAGCGATTGCCGCCATGTTCAACGGCGAGAAAATCAACCGTACCGAAGATCGGGCGGTGCTGCATGTGGCGCTACGCAACCGCAGCAATACGCCGATCAACGTTGACGGCAAGGATGTGATGCCGGACGTCAATGCGGTGCTGGCGAAAATGAAACACTTCTGCGAACGGGTGATCGGCGGCGAATGGAAAGGGTATACCGGCCGCACCATCACCGATATCGTCAACATCGGTATCGGCGGCTCCGATTTGGGTCCGTATATGGTAACCGAGGCGTTACGGCCTTATAAAAATCATCTCCACATGCATTATGTGTCCAACGTTGACGGCACCCATATCGCTGAAACGATTAAAAACCTGGATCCGGCGACCACCTTATTCCTGGTGGCCTCCAAAACCTTTACCACCCAGGAGACCATGACCAATGCCCACAGCGCGCGGGATTGGTTCCTGAAAACCGCCGGTGATGAGAAACATGTCGCCCGCCATTTCGCCGCCTTGTCCACCAACGCCAAAGCGGTAGCGGAATTCGGCATCGATACCGAGAATATGTTTGAGTTCTGGGACTGGGTTGGCGGCCGCTATTCGCTGTGGTCCGCCATCGGTTTATCCATTGCGCTGTCGCTGGGTTTTGATAATTTTGAAAAACTGCTCAGCGGCGCGCACGCCATGGACCATCATTTCATCGCAACGCCGCTGGAGAAGAATTTACCGGTACTGTTGGCGCTCATCGGCATCTGGTATAACAATTTCTACGGCATGGAAACCGAGGCGATTCTGCCTTACGATCAATATATGCACCGCTTCGCGGCCTATTTCCAGCAGGGTAATATGGAGTCCAACGGGAAATATGTCGATCGCGAAGGGCATCCCGTGAGTTATCAAACCGGGCCTATTATCTGGGGTGAACCGGGCACCAACGGCCAGCATGCATTTTATCAGCTGATTCACCAGGGGACGAAAATCGTGCCTTGCGATTTTATCGCTCCCGCCATCAGCCATAATCCTCTTGCCGATCACCACGCCAAACTGCTGTCCAATTTCTTCGCCCAGACTGAAGCGCTGGCCTTTGGCAAATCACGCGATGCCGTGGAGCAAGAATTCAGCGCGGCCGGTAAATCACCGGAACAGGTGCGGCATGTGGCGCCGTTTAAAGTGTTTGAGGGCAACCGTCCCACCAACTCTATTTTGCTGCGCGAGATTACCCCTTACAGCCTGGGCGCGCTGATTGCGCTGTACGAGCACAAGATTTTTACCCAAGGGGCGATATTGAATATCTATACCTTCGACCAGTGGGGCGTTGAGTTGGGCAAGCAGCTCGCTAATCGCATTTTGCCGGAACTGGCTCAGGATAAGCCGATTGACGCGCATGATAGTTCTACCAACGGCCTGATTAATCGCTATAAGGCCTGGCGTCACTGA
- the yjbE gene encoding exopolysaccharide production protein YjbE, which yields MQSVFYCIILLYDAYIRQITIYLAYSHHPHELKVFNMKKLLNVVIAAALMASGSYAIAAPATTTGSDQGGTAGGATASGLSAGAATAVGVGAIAVIAGAALISSHNDDNGGGNNTSTSTTTSTF from the coding sequence ATGCAATCTGTATTTTATTGCATTATATTGCTTTATGATGCTTATATAAGGCAGATAACCATTTATCTTGCCTATAGTCATCATCCTCATGAGTTAAAGGTATTTAATATGAAAAAACTGTTAAATGTAGTAATAGCTGCAGCGTTGATGGCGAGTGGTTCCTATGCGATCGCTGCACCGGCGACCACGACCGGTTCTGATCAGGGCGGCACCGCGGGTGGCGCTACGGCTTCCGGCCTGAGCGCTGGCGCGGCCACTGCGGTAGGTGTCGGCGCTATCGCCGTTATCGCTGGCGCGGCGTTGATCTCCTCCCACAACGACGATAATGGTGGCGGCAATAACACCAGCACCAGCACCACGACTTCAACGTTCTAA
- the plsB gene encoding glycerol-3-phosphate 1-O-acyltransferase PlsB produces the protein MSGWRRIYYTLLDLPLKLLVRSKVIPADPRAEAGLDPRQPMMYVLPYNSKADLLTLRTQCLKQGLPDPLTPLHIDGVTLPRYVFIHDGPRILSWYAEKPQSVSLFHNYLDLHRSNPALDVQLVPVSVMFGRSPGRESQSSQPAPQLRLLNGIEKFFAVLWLGRDSFVRFSRPLSLRYMATEHGTDKSIAQKLARVARIHFARQRLVAAGPRLPVRQDLFNKLLASKAIEKAVEDEARSKKISVEKAQQNAIELMEEIAADFSYEAIRLSDRVLSWTWNRLYQGLHVRNAERVRQLAEEGHEIVYVPCHRSHMDYLLLSYVLYHQGLVPPHIAAGINLNFWPAGPIFRRLGAFFIRRTFKGNKLYSTIFREYLGELFTRGYSVEYFVEGGRSRTGRLLEPKTGTLTMTIQAMLRGGNRPITLVPIYVGYEHVMEVATYAKELRGAAKEKEGLWQMLRGLRKLRNLGQGYVNFGDPLPLATWLSQQVPQWRDSIDPIEAQRPGWLAPAVDDIAATLMVRINNAAAANAINLCSTVLLASRQRSLTRPQLLSQLACYLELLRNVPYAPDITVPDLTPEALLAHALAMNKFTVAHDTIGDIVCLSRDQAVLMTYYRNNIQHLFILPSLVASIICGRPGIARPQLHQRIMLLYPLLKAELFMRYSKQQLPQVIDSLITELARQGLVETREMLLYPAQTRLHPLQLLAASVSETLQRYAITFLLLRAHPQLNRSTLEKESRIMAQRLSVLHGINAPEFFDKAVFSTLVATLRAEEYISDTGDAIDEKVSEMCDILSELITPDVLGTIESASLLANGPAIAALPAE, from the coding sequence ATGTCAGGTTGGCGTAGAATTTATTATACGTTGTTGGATTTACCGCTAAAGTTGCTGGTAAGAAGTAAAGTTATTCCGGCCGATCCGCGCGCTGAAGCTGGCCTCGATCCCCGGCAGCCCATGATGTATGTGCTGCCCTATAATTCCAAAGCGGACCTGCTCACATTACGTACGCAATGCCTGAAACAGGGGTTGCCCGATCCGCTGACGCCGCTGCATATCGACGGCGTTACCCTACCGCGCTATGTTTTTATTCATGACGGGCCGCGCATATTGTCGTGGTACGCCGAAAAACCGCAGTCGGTCTCGCTGTTTCATAATTATCTTGATTTGCACCGCTCGAATCCTGCGCTGGATGTGCAGTTGGTGCCTGTGTCGGTCATGTTCGGCCGTTCGCCCGGCAGAGAGTCGCAATCCAGTCAGCCGGCGCCGCAATTGCGACTGCTGAACGGTATCGAGAAGTTCTTCGCGGTGCTGTGGCTTGGACGCGACAGTTTCGTGAGGTTCTCGCGGCCGTTATCGCTGCGTTATATGGCGACAGAGCACGGCACCGACAAGTCTATCGCGCAGAAACTCGCCCGTGTCGCGCGTATTCATTTTGCCCGGCAGCGGCTGGTGGCGGCGGGGCCGCGGCTGCCGGTACGTCAGGATCTGTTCAATAAGCTGCTGGCCTCCAAAGCCATTGAAAAAGCGGTGGAGGATGAGGCGCGCAGCAAGAAAATTTCCGTGGAAAAGGCCCAGCAAAACGCCATCGAACTCATGGAGGAAATCGCCGCCGATTTTTCTTATGAAGCGATCCGCCTTTCGGACCGGGTGCTGAGCTGGACCTGGAACCGGCTGTATCAAGGGCTACACGTGCGCAACGCCGAGCGGGTCCGTCAACTGGCGGAAGAGGGCCACGAGATTGTTTATGTGCCCTGCCACCGCAGCCATATGGATTATTTGTTGCTTTCCTATGTGCTTTACCATCAAGGGCTCGTGCCGCCACATATCGCCGCCGGCATTAACCTAAATTTCTGGCCGGCGGGCCCGATTTTCCGCCGGCTGGGGGCGTTTTTTATTCGTCGCACCTTCAAAGGCAATAAGCTCTACTCCACCATTTTCCGCGAATACCTCGGCGAGTTATTCACCCGCGGCTATTCGGTGGAGTATTTCGTCGAAGGGGGGCGCTCCCGCACCGGGCGGCTGCTGGAGCCGAAAACCGGGACGCTGACCATGACCATTCAGGCCATGCTGCGCGGGGGTAACCGCCCCATTACCCTGGTGCCGATTTATGTCGGCTATGAACATGTGATGGAAGTGGCGACCTACGCTAAAGAATTGCGCGGAGCGGCCAAAGAGAAAGAGGGGCTTTGGCAAATGCTGCGTGGATTGCGCAAATTGCGCAATCTCGGCCAGGGTTATGTCAATTTTGGCGACCCGCTGCCCCTGGCCACCTGGCTGTCGCAACAGGTACCGCAGTGGCGTGATTCCATCGATCCCATCGAGGCCCAGCGCCCGGGCTGGCTGGCGCCGGCGGTGGATGACATTGCGGCTACCCTTATGGTGCGGATCAACAACGCCGCCGCGGCCAATGCGATTAATTTATGCTCCACCGTACTGCTGGCCTCGCGCCAGCGCTCGCTCACCCGTCCGCAGTTGCTGTCGCAGTTAGCCTGTTATCTGGAGCTGCTGCGCAATGTGCCCTATGCGCCGGATATCACGGTACCCGATTTGACGCCGGAGGCGCTTTTGGCCCATGCGCTGGCGATGAACAAGTTTACCGTCGCGCATGACACTATCGGCGATATCGTCTGTTTGTCGCGCGATCAGGCCGTACTAATGACCTATTATCGCAATAACATCCAGCATCTGTTCATCCTGCCGTCGCTGGTGGCGAGTATTATTTGTGGCCGTCCGGGTATCGCGCGCCCGCAGCTGCACCAGCGGATCATGCTGTTGTATCCACTCCTGAAAGCGGAACTCTTTATGCGCTATAGCAAACAACAGTTGCCGCAGGTTATCGACAGTCTCATTACCGAACTGGCGCGCCAGGGACTGGTGGAAACGCGGGAAATGCTGCTGTACCCGGCACAAACGCGTCTCCATCCCTTGCAACTGCTGGCCGCCAGCGTGAGCGAAACGCTCCAGCGCTACGCCATTACCTTTTTGTTATTGCGCGCCCATCCGCAGCTTAACCGAAGCACGCTGGAAAAAGAGAGCCGGATTATGGCGCAGCGGCTTTCGGTACTGCACGGCATCAACGCGCCGGAGTTTTTCGATAAAGCGGTGTTTTCGACCCTGGTGGCGACGCTGCGCGCCGAGGAATATATCAGCGATACCGGCGACGCCATCGATGAGAAAGTCAGCGAGATGTGCGACATCCTGAGTGAATTGATCACGCCGGACGTCCTCGGCACCATCGAAAGCGCCAGTCTACTGGCGAACGGGCCGGCTATCGCGGCGCTGCCGGCGGAATAA
- the lysC gene encoding lysine-sensitive aspartokinase 3 — MSNNSAAPLRVAKFGGTSVADFDAMNRSADIILANPAVRLVVLSASAGVTNVLVALSEGNEAERRAYYLDEIRRIQYSIIDRLAEQTVIREEIDRMIDNIAMLAEAAGLATSLALTDELVSHGELMSTLLFVEVLRQRGVAAAWFDVRKVMRTNDQFGRAEPDSHMLKAQTRTLLLPRLESELVITQGFIGSEAKGRTTTLGRGGSDYTAALLGEALEAGRIDIWTDVPGIYTTDPRVVPQAKRIDEISFEEAAEMATFGAKILHPATLLPAVRSAIPVFVGSSKDPGAGGTLVYNHTDNPPLFRALALRRRQTLLTLHSLNMLHARGFLAEVFNILARHAISVDLITTSEVSVALTMDTTGSTTTGASLLTQALLTELSSLCRVEVEEDLALVALIGNKLSQACGVGKEVFGVLDPFNIRLICYGASSHNLCLLVPGGDAEQVVRTLHGALFD; from the coding sequence ATGTCAAACAACTCTGCTGCTCCCCTGCGAGTAGCCAAATTCGGCGGCACCAGCGTGGCCGATTTCGACGCGATGAACCGCAGTGCCGATATCATCTTAGCCAATCCCGCGGTGCGTCTGGTGGTGCTTTCCGCCTCGGCCGGCGTCACCAATGTGTTGGTGGCGTTGTCGGAAGGCAACGAAGCGGAGCGTCGCGCCTACTATCTGGACGAAATCCGCCGCATCCAATATAGCATTATCGACCGTCTGGCCGAGCAAACGGTGATCCGCGAAGAGATCGATCGGATGATTGATAACATCGCTATGCTGGCCGAAGCGGCGGGCCTTGCGACCTCACTGGCGCTGACCGATGAGTTGGTCAGCCACGGCGAGCTGATGTCGACCCTGCTGTTTGTGGAAGTTCTACGGCAGCGCGGCGTGGCGGCGGCGTGGTTTGATGTACGTAAAGTGATGCGCACCAACGATCAGTTTGGCCGCGCCGAGCCGGACAGCCATATGCTCAAGGCGCAGACGCGCACCCTGCTGCTGCCGCGCCTGGAAAGCGAGCTCGTCATCACCCAGGGCTTTATCGGCAGTGAGGCAAAAGGGCGCACTACCACCCTCGGCCGCGGCGGTAGCGACTATACCGCGGCATTGCTGGGGGAAGCGCTGGAGGCGGGACGCATCGATATATGGACCGATGTGCCCGGCATCTATACCACCGATCCCCGCGTCGTGCCGCAGGCCAAGCGCATCGACGAAATCAGTTTCGAGGAAGCGGCGGAAATGGCCACCTTTGGCGCCAAAATTCTGCATCCGGCGACGCTACTGCCGGCGGTGCGCAGCGCGATTCCGGTGTTCGTCGGCTCCAGTAAAGATCCCGGCGCCGGCGGTACTCTGGTGTATAATCACACCGACAATCCGCCGCTGTTCCGCGCCCTGGCCCTGCGCCGACGCCAAACGCTGCTGACGCTGCATAGCCTCAACATGCTGCATGCCCGGGGGTTTCTGGCGGAGGTGTTTAATATTCTGGCGCGGCACGCGATTTCGGTGGACCTTATCACCACCTCCGAGGTGAGCGTCGCGCTCACCATGGACACCACCGGCTCCACCACCACCGGCGCAAGCCTGCTGACGCAAGCGCTGCTGACCGAACTCTCCTCTCTTTGCCGGGTAGAAGTGGAAGAGGATCTGGCGCTGGTGGCGTTGATTGGCAATAAATTGTCGCAGGCTTGCGGGGTGGGAAAAGAGGTCTTTGGCGTCCTGGATCCGTTCAATATCCGGCTTATTTGCTACGGCGCCAGCAGCCATAATCTCTGCCTGCTGGTGCCGGGCGGCGATGCCGAGCAGGTAGTAAGAACCCTGCACGGCGCACTGTTCGACTAA
- a CDS encoding capsule biosynthesis GfcC family protein: protein MKKQLLIAVSLCAGFIASALADSRVAIHYPGQSQAVVLQGAANLEQLTLRPELNGRTWWPGTVIAERGASGVQQQVQQQWLARLSAFSAELRADNNGELADSVDRVRAQLAAMRVTGRQFVPLDPDWIRLHPEANRRLSGDYSVYTLSRPTSVLVVGVTTPAGPQPYQPGRDVVEYLQTHQRLSGAEKNVAWVIAPDGKTEEVPVAYWNHRHVEVAPGSIIYVGFSSWSLPRAYRDVNEQIISLLTHRIPD, encoded by the coding sequence ATGAAAAAACAACTCTTAATCGCCGTGAGTTTATGTGCTGGTTTTATCGCGTCCGCCTTGGCCGACAGCCGGGTGGCGATTCATTATCCTGGGCAATCTCAAGCGGTGGTGTTACAAGGCGCCGCCAATCTGGAACAGCTTACGCTGCGCCCGGAGCTTAACGGACGCACCTGGTGGCCGGGCACCGTGATAGCGGAAAGGGGCGCCAGCGGGGTGCAGCAGCAGGTGCAGCAACAATGGCTGGCTCGGTTAAGTGCCTTCAGTGCCGAACTGCGCGCGGATAACAACGGCGAGTTGGCCGACTCCGTGGATCGGGTGCGCGCGCAATTGGCCGCGATGCGGGTGACCGGACGGCAGTTTGTGCCGCTGGATCCTGACTGGATACGTTTACATCCCGAAGCCAACCGCAGGCTGAGCGGCGATTATAGCGTCTATACCTTATCCCGGCCCACCAGCGTATTGGTGGTCGGTGTCACGACGCCTGCCGGCCCGCAGCCCTATCAGCCTGGTCGCGATGTTGTGGAATATCTGCAAACCCACCAGCGTTTAAGCGGTGCGGAGAAAAACGTGGCTTGGGTCATTGCGCCGGATGGTAAAACGGAGGAGGTGCCCGTGGCTTACTGGAATCACCGTCATGTGGAAGTGGCACCGGGCAGCATCATCTATGTCGGGTTCTCTTCCTGGTCACTGCCCAGGGCCTACCGGGACGTAAATGAACAGATTATCTCCTTACTGACTCACCGGATCCCTGACTGA
- a CDS encoding YjbF family lipoprotein, with product MRYFFLLVVCFLLAACSQSQKGIGDTFALAIFGTPDVEMTPAQVRAIPYASMYAKVNDGSQIFVVLAYAEQGDLKWATRDQAMLVTRNGRLIKTLGLPDNLLEVTNLDTDPLIHPNRILNGTEWTSTRSWTEKGQLRAATFVSRFSLADNETLTILNVPRATRVLEEDVTVVELKTHYRNRYWVDARSGAVIKTEQSIGPDYFPIETTTLNPYKP from the coding sequence GTGCGCTATTTCTTTTTGTTAGTAGTGTGCTTTCTGTTGGCCGCTTGCAGTCAGTCACAAAAGGGTATAGGTGATACGTTCGCATTGGCCATCTTTGGGACGCCTGACGTTGAGATGACGCCGGCCCAGGTGCGCGCGATCCCTTACGCCAGCATGTACGCCAAAGTGAACGACGGGTCGCAAATCTTTGTGGTGTTGGCCTATGCCGAACAGGGTGATCTTAAATGGGCTACCCGCGATCAGGCTATGCTGGTCACGCGCAATGGCCGTCTTATCAAAACCCTGGGTCTGCCGGATAACCTCTTGGAAGTGACCAACCTCGACACCGATCCCCTTATCCATCCCAATCGTATCCTCAATGGTACCGAATGGACCTCTACCCGGTCGTGGACGGAGAAAGGCCAACTGCGGGCCGCGACGTTTGTCTCCCGGTTCAGCCTGGCGGATAACGAAACCCTGACGATACTCAATGTCCCCCGCGCAACCCGCGTGCTTGAGGAAGATGTCACCGTTGTCGAGCTGAAAACGCACTATCGTAACCGTTACTGGGTCGATGCGCGATCCGGCGCCGTGATAAAAACGGAACAATCCATTGGCCCGGATTACTTCCCGATTGAAACCACCACTTTAAATCCCTATAAACCATGA